TTCCCGGTCCCGTCTGGCCCGCCGGCCAGACCCCACTCACGTGTGCTGATCACCGTGTCCTGCCTCCTCGCTGCCGCTTCCGTCTGCGACGATCAGGTGGTCGTCGCCGGAGTGGTCACCCTAGAACATCGTGTCCGGCAGCCGGAGGGCATCGCCTGAGTAACGATCGGCGGTGCGGGTTTGGGTCAAAGGCCAGGCCGGGCAGCCAACTCTCGTGTGTGCCAACGAAATATGCCAAAAGGTGTGATTCGGGCTACACACCGTGAAACTGGATCTTCTACGCTTAAGTATGGGTATCCCTCGGGTGGGTGCAATTTCGTGTACTTCCTACCCGGCAATCTCAGACTGGAGAGGGTGACGTCCGTGCTGGCCGACTCCTATGGCCGCGTGGCAACAGACCTGCGCGTGTCGCTCACCGACCGCTGCAACCTCAGATGTACCTACTGCATGCCCCCGGAAGGGTTGGAGTGGCTCCCCAAGGCGGAGCTGCTCACCGACGACGAACTCCTGCGCCTGATCCGCATCGGGACCACGCGGCTCGGCATCGAGGAGATCCGCTTCACCGGCGGAGAACCCCTGCTGCGTCGGGGTCTGCCGGGCCTCGTCGCCGGAAGCACCGCCCTCACGCCCCGCCCGCACACCGCGCTGACCACCAACGGGATCGGGCTCGCCCGGATGGCACCCGCCCTGGCCGAGGCCGGACTGGACCGGGTCAACGTCTCCCTGGACACCCTCGACCCCGTCGTGTTCGAGAAGCTCGCCCGGCGCCGCCGACTCGACGACGTCCTGGAGGGGATGGCCGCCGCCGCACGCGCCGGACTCACCCCGGTCAAGGTCAACGCCGTGCTCATGCGCGACGTCAACGACCACGAGGCCGCCGACCTCCTCCGCTTCTGCGTGGAGCACGGCTACGAGCTCCGCTTCATCGAGCAGATGCCCCTGGACGCCCAGCACGGCTGGCGCCGCGACACCATGATCACCGCCGACGAGATCCTCACGCGGCTGGAGGCCGAGTTCGACCTCGACCCCGCCGACGCCGACACCCGCGGCAGCGCGCCCGCGGAGCTCTTCCACCTGCGCGGTCAGCGCTTCCCCAACGGCGAGCCCGCCACCGTGGGCGTCATCGGCTCGGTCACCCGCCCGTTCTGCGGGGCCTGCGACCGGGTCCGGCTCACCGCCGACGGCCAGATCCGCAACTGCCTCTTCGCCCGCGAGGAGTCCGACCTGCGCACGCCCCTGCGCGAGGGCGCCACCGACGACGAGATCGCCGACCGCTGGCGGGCCGCGGTCATGGCCAAGCTCCCCGGCCACGGCATCAACGACCCGAGCTTCCTCCAACCAGCCCGCCCGATGTCCGCGATCGGCGGCTGATCCCGCGCTCCGGACCCCGCCGCGCTCGCGCGCAAACACGCCAAACAGCAATAAACCGGTTGCCTCCTCCCGGTCCCCTCTGAATTGATGTTCCGGGGCACAGAACACTTCGGTGCCCCGGGGCTCGAACAGAAACGGGAGGTGGCCCCATGTCCTACACCGAAGTCCCCGGCGAGCGCGTTCCCATCCGCATGTGGGCCGACCCGGCACAGGTCGAGTCAGCCGCCATGGACCAGCTCCGCAACGTCACCCGGATGCCCTGGACGCACGGGCTGGCCGTCATGCCCGACGTCCACTACGGCAAGGGCGCCACGGTCGGCTCGGTGATCGCCATGCGCGACGCCGTCAGCCCGGCGGCCGTGGGCGTCGACATCGGCTGCGGGATGACCGCGGTCCGCACCGGCCTGACCGCCGAGCGGCTTCCCGACGACCTCGGCCCCCTGCGCTCGGCCCTGGAAGCGGCGATCCCGGTCGGCTTCAACTCCCACGACGTCCCCGTCGACCCCGCCCGGATCCCCGGCCTGAAGGGCACCGGCTGGGACGGCTTCTGGGGCGGTTTCGACGACCTCGCCTCCGCCGTGCACCCCCGCCACGAGCGCGCCCGTCGCCAGATGGGCACCCTGGGCGGCGGCAACCACTTCCTTGAGGTGTGCCTGGACGACGACGGCGCCGTCTGGCTGGTCCTGCACTCCGGCTCCCGCAACATCGGCAAGGAGCTGGCCGACCACCACATCACCCAGGCGCAGGCGCTGCCGCACAACCAGGACCTGCCCGACCGCGACCTCGCCGTGTTCCTGACCGGGACCCCGGAGATGGACGCCTACCGCCGCGACCTGTTCTGGGCGCAGGACTACGCCCGCCGCAACCGCGACGTCATGATGGGCCTGGCCTGCCAGGTCCTGGCCAACCGGATCCCCGGGACCACGTTCGAACAGCGCATCTCCTGCCATCACAACTACGTGGCGGAGGAGACCTACGACGGCGTGGACGTGCTCGTCACCCGCAAGGGGGCGATCCGTGCCGGTTCGGGGGACTTCGGCGTGATTCCGGGCAGCATGGCCACCGGAACCTACATCGTGAAGGGCCTGGGCAACCCGGCCTCCTTCAACTCCGCCTCGCACGGCGCCGGACGCCGGATGAGCCGGAACAAGGCCCGCAAGACCTTCACCGAGGCCGACCTGATCGAGCAGACCAAGGGCGTGGAGTGCCGCAAGGACCGGGGCGTGGTGGACGAGATCCCGGCCGCCTACAAGGACCTGGAGTCGGTGATCGAGGCTCAGACCGACCTGGTCGAGGTGGTCGCGCACCTGCGTCAGGTGGTGTGCGTCAAGGGCTGAGCCCTCGGGAGTGCATGCTGGTGTGATGGAGAACCTGGACGCCGTGGTGCTGGCCGGAGGGGCGGCGACCCGCATGGGCGGCGCCGACAAACCCGGCCTGACCGTCGCCGGACGCACCCTGCTGGAACACGTGGTCGCCACTGTTCGCGCTCACGACCCGAACGCGGGTGTGACGGTGGTCGGCCCCGAACGCGAGAGCCCCCGGGCCCGCTACGTCCGCGAGGACCCACCAGGGGGCGGCCCCGTACCGGCCCTGCGCGCCGGGCTGTCCCATGTGAGCGCCCCCTGGGTGGCCCTGCTCGCCGCCGACCTGCCCCACCTGGACCCGGGCCATCTCGCGGCACTGGCCACGGCTGCCGTGGGAAGCGGGGGCGCCGTCTTCGTGGACTCCGGCGGCCGGGAGCAGTGGCTCACCGGGATCTGGCACACCGACACCCTGCGCACCGCGCTGGCCGTTTACACCGGACGCTCGCTCCACAAGCTGCTCGGCCCGCTGAGCCCCGTCCACGTGCCGCTCACCGACGCCCCCGCCGACTTCGACGTGGACACCCCCGAGGCCCTGGAACGCGTCCGTCGCACCCTGGAGCGACCGGAGTGAATCCGGGCGGTACCGGACCCCGGCCAGGGCGAACGGCATGGCCCGGGACACCCCGAACCAGGTCCGGGCGGGCGTTTGCTCGCCGGACCCGACCCCGAACTGCGCGGGGCCGCCCTGCGCGCCGTGCGCACCCTGCCGATCCCGGATCCGATGGTCCTCCCCGTGCTGGAGGACGCGCCCACCGCACTGCGCCCGGCGCTGTACCGGACCCTCGACCAGGGCCGCCGCTCCGCGCTCGCCGACGCCCTGCTGGCGCGGGTCCGATCGGAGCACGGCGACGCCGAGGCCGCCGCATTGCTCCCCGCCTGTACCGCCGAGACCGTCGCCCGGCACTTGCCCGGGCTCGCCCATGCCTTCCAGTCCTGGCGCCGCCTGGCCCGGCGCCACCCCGACACCTCGGTGGACCCCTTCACGCAGCTGCTGCGCGACGGCCGGGCCCTGGACAGGGTGGAGGAGGTCTTCGGCCGCCTGCTGGCCGGTCAACCCGCAGGGGTCCCGCTGCGCCTGAGCGATGGGGAGACCTCGATCCGTCCCGTCGCGCGGCTGCGCTCGGTGGCGCGAGCCTGCGCCGGGCTGATCCAACCGAACGGCGCCGTGCCCGCCGATCTCGCCGTGCGACCGGTGCGGCTGTTGGGAGAACACCCCCAGCACCTGGCGGGGGCGGTCCGGCTCACCGACGCCCTCTTCCAGGCGCGGGCGGGGGAAGGAGCTGCCCCCGCGGAACTGGTGGCCGTGTTCGCCACTGTGCTGGAACAGCTCGCCCGCCACCCGCTGTCCCTGCTCGGCTGGCTGCGGAACCTGGTGCGGCCGGTGGCGTCCGGGCTCAGGGCGCGCGGGAGCGGTGACGGCGAAGCCCTCACGCTGACGGGGCTGCTCCTGGAGCGGGCACGGCGCCTCCCGGGGCCCGAAGGGGCGGCGGCGGGACTGTTCGCGGTGCTGGTCGCCGAGGAGTTCGGCAACCGCTCCCGCTGGGCCCGGCGCTGGTCGGAGTCACTGGTGGCGGCGGGGGAGTGCGGTCACGACCAGGTACGTGAACTGGCCCGCGCGGTCGCCCTGGGGTGAGGGGTTCGGGTGCGGGCTGTCAGCGTCCCGCGTACCTAACCTCTCAGGTCAGTACAGCTAGCCCTCGAACTCGGCCATGGGGACGGTCTCGCGCAGGAAGCCGCGCAGGTCCAGGAAGTTGGCGAGATAGTCGCGGTGCTCGTCGCAGGCCACCCAGACCTTGCGGCGGTCGGGGGTGTGCAGCTTGGGGTTGTTCCATACCAGGGCCCACTCGGCGGGCGCCTTGCAGCTCTTGCGTGAGCAGTGTGCGTCCGGTGCGGTATTACCCAATGCTGATCCCCAGGAGACAAAGCGGATTCGGTGGTCAAGCCCCGGCCACGGACGGGTATTCACGCCGACCGGGTGTGGACAAAAGGCGACGCCGGGTGGTTACGGGGGCAAACCACCCGGCGTCGCAGCGATGTTTCGACGGGGGCTCGAAACATCGTCCCGCGCTTCGACGGGGGACCGAAGCGCTAGACCTAATGTACACCGCTGCCCCCCGGGGTACGTCAAGAGTCAGTTACGACGTTGTCTCGGGAGAGTCCCTCGGGGGAGGGTCCTTAGCCCCAGCTCAGGACTTATCTGGCGCTCCCGCTTCCCCCTCGTCTCGCTATTCGATCCCCGCAACACCCGCCTCCGGGGTCAAGCACGTCCCAACCGGGACCAAAGTCCTCGGAAAGAAACGGCAAAGTGCTCCGATCCGTTCTCCGGAAAGGGGCCGGAGAAAATCAGGGGGCCCGTGTGGCGGACGGGGATTGCGGGGAGGCAGGGAACGGGGCCGGGTTCAACGGGTTCCGCCCGGCCGCACCACCACCGACTCAGCAGGGGGTCAACCATGACCGACCACACCTATCGCGTCACGGAGATCGTCGGCACCTCGACCGAGGGTGTCGACCAGGCCATCCGCAACGGCATCCAACGGGCCTCGGCCACGTTGCGCGGGCTCGACTGGTTCGAGGTCACCCAGGTCCGCGGGCACATCGAGGACGGCGCCGTCGCCCACTTCCAGGTGGGGCTCAAGGTCGGCTTCCGCCTGGACGACTGACCGTCCGCCCACCGCCGCCCGCCAGGGCACACGAGCAGGGCCCGGACCGTCGTGGTCCGGGCCCGTCGCTGGCAGGGTGAATCCTGGGTTGCCCCGGTCACCCGGGGCCGCGCCCTCAGGCGCCGGCGCTGGGGTCTGTTCCGCGCAGCACGTCCACATGGACGTGGTCCAGGTGGCGCAGGATCTCGTTGTCGGGGTCGGCGTCGTAGTGGCGCCAGCCCATCGACGGGTACCGCGTGCTCCAGATCTTGTCGTCGAAGATGATGACGTCGATCTTGTACTCGGGAGCGTGTGCGATCAGCCAGTGCGCGAGCAGCCATCCCTCACGGCGGTTGTCCTCGTTGACCGGCCGGTAGAAGATGTCGAGCGCGCGGCCCTCGTAGTGCGCCGAACCCTCACCGTGGCCGCTGTCGTAGCCGCCGGGCACGTACCCGCCGATGCTGGTGTCGGCGAAGTGCGCCTCGATGCCCGCCTTCATGGCCTCGTTGCGCGGGGTCATGCCCGAGGGCAGTTCCTCCTCGAACTCGACATCCTCGCCCGAGTAGCGGCAGCTCATGGACGGTCCCGCGTCGTCCTCGGGGCCGTTGACGAGGGCGTCCATGACCTCGTCGGGGATGTCGTCGACATCGGGCTGCTCGACGGGGGCGCTGTCCCCCTGGTTGATGACGGCCGCGGCGGTGCTGGCCCGCTGAGCCTGGTCGCGGTCGAGCTTGATCTGTTCCTCTCCGGTCCACACCGAGCACTCGGGCCCCCACGGTGCGGAGACGGGGAAGATCCGATCCTGGTTCTCCACCACCCATCGGGTGCCCAGCACGCCGATCGTGGCCAGGACGGCCAGGATCGCCACGGACAGGATGAGTCCGTGCCATCGGCGGTGCACCACGGCGGACCCGGTGGATCTGTGTGTCATGGACTCTGCCCCTCCACGCCGGGGACGGGCGGCCGCGCCGCCGTCGACGTCCCGGGCGCCAGTGTCTTCACGGCTCCCTGCGGGATGCTTCGTCTATTGGACACATCGGACTCAGCTCACATTCCCGACTGTGACCCGAATCAAGCCAGAAGCCGTAAACGAAAGCGGAGGTGGGGCCGGTCACAGGGCCGGCCACAGCACCGACCAGAGGACGAAGACCCCGCCCAGGACCAGCGTCAGCGCCCAGATCCGGTCCATGGTCACGCCCTTCCAACGCAGCGCGTGCACCCCGAGGAAGTCGTAGGCGATCAGCGCCGCCACTCCGGCGGCCGCCAGCATGGCCAGGGTGTGCACCCCGGTGGCGGCGAGCCCGAGCACCGTGGCGTCCCACAGGCTCCAGGTGACCTCTCCGGCCTCCACCGCCCCACCGGTCCCGTCGGCTGCCTCACCCGAACCCGCATCACCCGCCCCCGGGCCCACTGCCGCTGACCCCTCCGCCGCGGCCACGGTCTCGGCCGCCGCCCCCTGGCTTCCTCCCGTATGCCCCCCGTGCCCGCCCCCGTCCACGTGCGTGTGGTGGAGCTGACCGGCCAGGACCGGCATCAGCATCAACCCGGCACCGTGCGCCGAGGACATCAGGAAGGACCAGGCGGTCAGCTGCCACAGGGGCAGTCGCACCTCGCGCCAGTGGAAGTGCCGCCGCGACAGCAGCATCACCAGCCCCACCAGCACGATCACGCCCCCGCCGAGTACCGGGAACAGGACCGAGGCCGTGGCCGAACCCGTGACGGTGATCGCCACCGCCGCCACCGCGACACTGACCGCGTGCCCCACGGCGATCGCGGGCAGGGCCCGCAGGACCTGGCGACGACCGCCCTCCTGCAACCCCCTGCTGACGGCGAGCAACCACCCCATGCCGGGGTGTAGCCCGTGGAAGGCGCCCAAGGCGACGAGAGTCCAGAGCTGTGCTGTGGTCACCGCGCCAGCGTCACACGCACGACCGGGGGTGACAACGGTCGGCGGCCAGCTGACCGACACCGGTCACCCGGGGGCTCCGGGGTTTGCCGGAACCCCCAGGGGGTGTCACCCGTGATCTTGCTACCAGGAGCGCGGTACCACCGAAACCCAAGGCGCCGAACTCGCTCGTGGTAGCAAGATCACGGCGGAGGGGCGGGGGCTACGGGCAGATGGCGTTGAGGTCGGTGGCCTCCGAGCCGACCTGGCGGCCCGGGTCGGCGGGGGAGGGCTCGTCCAGACCGGTGTAGCGCTGCCACTCGGTCCGCTCGTCCTCCTCCCACTCCTGCCATTCCTCGAGGGTCGGGTCCTCGGTCTCCTCGGGACCCTCGACGCCCTCCTCGGCGCCGTCGCCGGAAGCCGAGGGGGAGGGCTCCGAGGGCAGGTCGTCGCCCTGCTCCTCGCTGGCGCCGATCGCCTCCCGGACCAGTTCCTTGAT
This DNA window, taken from Nocardiopsis exhalans, encodes the following:
- a CDS encoding cell wall anchor protein, with amino-acid sequence MTTAQLWTLVALGAFHGLHPGMGWLLAVSRGLQEGGRRQVLRALPAIAVGHAVSVAVAAVAITVTGSATASVLFPVLGGGVIVLVGLVMLLSRRHFHWREVRLPLWQLTAWSFLMSSAHGAGLMLMPVLAGQLHHTHVDGGGHGGHTGGSQGAAAETVAAAEGSAAVGPGAGDAGSGEAADGTGGAVEAGEVTWSLWDATVLGLAATGVHTLAMLAAAGVAALIAYDFLGVHALRWKGVTMDRIWALTLVLGGVFVLWSVLWPAL
- the mobA gene encoding molybdenum cofactor guanylyltransferase yields the protein MMENLDAVVLAGGAATRMGGADKPGLTVAGRTLLEHVVATVRAHDPNAGVTVVGPERESPRARYVREDPPGGGPVPALRAGLSHVSAPWVALLAADLPHLDPGHLAALATAAVGSGGAVFVDSGGREQWLTGIWHTDTLRTALAVYTGRSLHKLLGPLSPVHVPLTDAPADFDVDTPEALERVRRTLERPE
- a CDS encoding RtcB family protein — protein: MSYTEVPGERVPIRMWADPAQVESAAMDQLRNVTRMPWTHGLAVMPDVHYGKGATVGSVIAMRDAVSPAAVGVDIGCGMTAVRTGLTAERLPDDLGPLRSALEAAIPVGFNSHDVPVDPARIPGLKGTGWDGFWGGFDDLASAVHPRHERARRQMGTLGGGNHFLEVCLDDDGAVWLVLHSGSRNIGKELADHHITQAQALPHNQDLPDRDLAVFLTGTPEMDAYRRDLFWAQDYARRNRDVMMGLACQVLANRIPGTTFEQRISCHHNYVAEETYDGVDVLVTRKGAIRAGSGDFGVIPGSMATGTYIVKGLGNPASFNSASHGAGRRMSRNKARKTFTEADLIEQTKGVECRKDRGVVDEIPAAYKDLESVIEAQTDLVEVVAHLRQVVCVKG
- the moaA gene encoding GTP 3',8-cyclase MoaA, producing the protein MLADSYGRVATDLRVSLTDRCNLRCTYCMPPEGLEWLPKAELLTDDELLRLIRIGTTRLGIEEIRFTGGEPLLRRGLPGLVAGSTALTPRPHTALTTNGIGLARMAPALAEAGLDRVNVSLDTLDPVVFEKLARRRRLDDVLEGMAAAARAGLTPVKVNAVLMRDVNDHEAADLLRFCVEHGYELRFIEQMPLDAQHGWRRDTMITADEILTRLEAEFDLDPADADTRGSAPAELFHLRGQRFPNGEPATVGVIGSVTRPFCGACDRVRLTADGQIRNCLFAREESDLRTPLREGATDDEIADRWRAAVMAKLPGHGINDPSFLQPARPMSAIGG
- a CDS encoding dodecin; translated protein: MTDHTYRVTEIVGTSTEGVDQAIRNGIQRASATLRGLDWFEVTQVRGHIEDGAVAHFQVGLKVGFRLDD